The following are encoded together in the Kwoniella europaea PYCC6329 chromosome 1, complete sequence genome:
- a CDS encoding UPF0390 protein: protein MAQGGSKSIKSKSQSGGSARKKAGKTRPGKRDVAPKDKHRIAERVQKKQLSSKINNNIEKQMVNAASAGKLTIMRNSGDLEAGAGKDQGKGKGKA from the exons ATGGCACAAGGAGGATCAAAGAGTATCAAAAGCAAATCACAATCCGGTGGATCGGCCAGAAAGAAAGCGGGAAAGACTAGACCTGGGAAAAGGGATGTCGCTCCAAAGGATAAACATAGGATCGCAGAGAGGGtacagaagaag CAACTCTCAAGTAAGATTAACAATAATATAGAAAAACAGATGGTCAATGCTGCTTCGGCAGGTAAATTGACCATCATGAGGAACTCTGGTGATCTAGAAGC TGGTGCAGGCAAAGATCAAGGCAAAGGTAAAGGCAAGGCTTAG
- a CDS encoding phosphatidylserine decarboxylase gives MSNAGTTTILPEEMGKPLEESLDHLVENSNKVSLGGGKDVLAPSEQRAAETEDSQADAIHSHGGHSRKWLKKFFPSEETMDRLFSMEHMGNYVINRMTGKKIFETMPIYVRVGMHLLFVSGCSYMSYSSVEKLLENQSIKQGKIYDQTGPEVREHIETFIKTYELPLEELLVKDLDQYPTFNSFFSRRLVPTARPITSPNDPSIVISPADCRMTVFNTVDKAKQLWIKGKQFTLPSLLTGDDDTETRFTEIQNDSTAAISIARLAPQDYHRFHSPVEGVVGDIKDIHAVNPQAINEDLNVFTLNKRSVMLIHANFGPGRESVPIAFVAIGAMLVGSIGWSKKPGDKVVKGEELGWFQYGGSTTITIFPSKSGVAFDADVVSNSENGMETLVRVGMEIGKVQP, from the exons ATGTCAAACGCAGGAACCACTACCATCTTACCAGAAGAGATGGGCAAACCCCTTGAAGAATCTCTGGACCATCTAGTTGAGAACTCCAATAAAGTCTCATTGGGAGGTGGAAAAGATGTACTAGCTC CGAGTGAACAGAGGGCAGCAGAGACAGAGGACTCTCAGGCTGACGCTATACATTCTCATGGTGGGCACTCAAGGAAATGGCTCAAAAAGTTCTTCCCATCCGAGGAGACTATGGATAGG CTATTCTCGATGGAACACATGG GTAACTACGTTATCAACCGAATGACTGGAAAGAAAATATTCGAGACTATGCCTATAT ATGTCAGAGTCGGAATGCATCTCTTATTCGTATCAGGT TGTAGCTACATGTCATATTCGTCAGTCGAGAAATTACTGGAAAATCAATCGATTAAAC AGGGCAAGATATATGATCAAACTGGACCAGAAGTCAGAGAACATATCGAAACATTCATCAAGACGTATGAGCTACCTCTGGAGGAATTATTGGTCAAAGACCTTGATCAGTATCCG actttcaactctttcttctctcgtCGATTGGTTCCCACAGCTAGACCTATAACTTCCCCCAATGATCCTAGTATAGTGATCAGTCCTGCGGATTGTAGGATGACGGTATTCAATACTGTCGACAAGGCTAAGCAGTTGTG GATCAAAGGGAAACAATTCACCTTACCATCCCTCCTCACGGGCGATGACGATACGGAAACTAGATTTACGGAGATCCAAAATGATTCTACTGCGGCCATTTCCATTGCTAGATTGGCTCCTCAGGATTACCACAGATTCCATTCGCCCGTTGAAGGTGTCGTCGGTGATATCAAGGATATACACG CTGTCAATCCTCAAGCTATCAATGAAG ACCTCAACGTGTTCACACTGAACAAACGATCTGTCATGCTTATACATGCTAATTTCGGACCAGGTAGAGAGAGTGTTCCAATTGCATTCGTAGCTATTGGCG CAATGTTGGTGGGATCCATCGGATGGTCCAAAAAACCAGGCGACAAAGTGGTCAAAGGCGAGGAATTAGGTTGGTTCCAATATGGTGGTAGTACGACGATCACCATTTTCCCATCGAAATCAGGTGTAGCATTCGATGCTGATGTGGTGAGCAATTCGgagaatggaatggaaaCTTTGGTAAGGGTCGGTATGGAGATCGGTAAAGTGCAACCATAA